One Glycine soja cultivar W05 chromosome 7, ASM419377v2, whole genome shotgun sequence genomic window, gaatagaagaaataaaaattaaggatGAGCAGTAACtctatcataattattttttgaggaATTTGATCCAttcatcctatatatatatacatattaaattatatatacgcACATGGCCTGCAAATGTTGTAAAGATTTCAATacccaaacaaaaaattatctcaTGCAAAAGAATTTCAGATCGACGGAAATAGGAAAGATAGGAAGAGGAGAGAGAATAGTAAAATCTATAAGAAACTCACTTAACATTGATTTCTTGGCTTAATTGCAAATAGACTTGCTAGTACATGCATATTTATAGATGCACAATTATCATGATATAATTAAGGACATACGTTTAAAGTAATGGCAATTGCCATTACTTTAATATCAATGTTAATTACCTAGAATGCTTGAAAAAGTATGtcaaaaatttctattggcTTTGGCATATGGATATGAGATTCACCATCTAAATTTTGGAGGATTAAATTAATTAGCAAAGAAGAACACGGTGAACAGGATATTACTCATTGCTTGatgaggaaaataaaataaaaaaattaaaaaaatcttgtattcaagttttatgaataaaaaaatataaataaaaaaattactaaaaagttaattaattagattttttacgGATATTAATCATCAGTAGAATTATTGAATATTTCTGGCAATGTGACGGtgagacaaataaaaaataatgattaatttattataaagatAAGATATATACACGCGCGTCCTTAATCAGAAAATAATTATTCGATTAAACACATAAGATAACAAGATAATATGGCTATCAGTTTGTTTAAATCGAAAAGAAATGATACTTAAATATAGAAAGTCCAAAgccatatataaattaataactccAATAATGTGGCACCTAATAGAAGGGAAGGGGAGTTGTTATTAAGTTTAACATTCTCTTATTTTTAGACATATTCCAATCCAGCATATCAACTTTCCTGCAATATTCAGTTAGCCGTTAATGATGAAGACACAAAGCATAAACACTAAACCATACCCAAAACGATTCAAACTAATCCACAAGACAGGAGGGGGAAGGAGCCTTTATATTCCTTCCTCTTTCGATTTTCTTCCTTGGCTCTCTCTTTTGAGAAAGTTCCATTATTGTAATTCTCGTATTGGTTTCCTCATCGTCAGACATTAGGATAACCCCTAATTGCATGCATGTGTACGTGCATGCATATCTCAAATTTTCTATCACCAACCCAATTAATTTGGATAATCATTTTTCAAAGGTTTGAgcattaattaatttctctcCTTATTTGTTCTGCAGAATTATTTTAgatatcttttttgttttctcttgtaAGCCAACATTTTTAGCTTGATTATATTACATGTTTTGTGAACGTTGTGGTTGGCATCAACGTCACTTTACTTTTGTTCCAGGATTAATTTCCAGTCAATATTATCAATAAAACATGGCGACCGTGGGGTTCTGCGGTTTGAAGCCATTGCTCTTTCGTCGCAAAGCAAATATTTTTGAGGTAAAATTCCATCCTTTCTTGTTTCCATGGCAAAATTCTCTCattatttgccttttttttccCTGATGCTAGTTGCAATttgctaaaatgaaaataatctaAATACTTTTACTTTATCAAACTCGAAATCTTGAAATAAGTATTTTGGCACTTCCACATTTGTTATTTTGTCGTTATGCTTTTtataaggtttaaatatatttttaatctttataatttaatattttttttttactttttattcttgtaaaattattgttttatttttagttattataaattatatttattttatttttcgtttttatataattttagataatattttgaataatgaAAAACTATTATCTAAAgtattataacaataaaaagtaaaacaaaaataatttataagagctgaatacaaaaaaaaaattataagaacaaagaaaaaaaatattaaattataaggattaaaaatatatttaaattttttttataacatgcaTGGTATATGTTCCATGCTTCAGAATTCAAGGAAAAAAGTGTTTTGTATGGTCATTTATGCCTTTCAATCATCTAATTAGCTATTAACTTTTTAGTTACGAAAATGTTGGAAtcacaaaagaatttaatggCATGTAACTAGTGAAAGAGGTGTAGAAGATGTTCGAATTTCAAACATTAGCTATATGTAACATCATTAGATTTCCAAGTCACACCCTTCGTAACGTACGTATAACCACTTTGCAGGCAATGAAAGGCTCTACGCCTAAGAAGTCTTCATCTTCAAAGGCCAAGAACAAAGCAAATGGAGAGTCATTGGAGTTATCATTTGTTGGAGCAGACCAATTGATTCTAATGGTGGAGATCCATAAGAAGATCTTGGCATTCAGAGACATCATGGACCTAGCTCCATGTAACAGCTCTGCTTCCTTACGTGAGGTGCTTTATATATTGTTTCTTTCTATTCAGACCAATGACAGCATGCATTCCCTCACTATATATTCATGCCTGCTTCACAAAATTGACTTTCATCTGTCACACTGCAGATGGTAATGAAAACCCTGCAAGATCTGCAAGGGCTTTACCCTGGGATCATACCAAAAAATGAAGTGTTAAAGATTAAGGACAAGCCTATAGACCAGGTTTGAGCTTTTAACTGCACCTCAAATTATCCTTATCATTCTGAAATCCTAGGAcctttggatttttatttttatttttttcacttttaatttgaGAACTTACACTTTGTTTTTAATCAGttcatattttcaaaaattggtaTAGAAAACTGTGAAAACAATTTTGTTCTGTTTTTTCTGTTTTGTGTACAAATCTTTATAAACAACAAATATTTTGAAAGTAAGGTGAAAGTTTTGTAACtaaaagtgaaaatagaaaatgttttatcaaagTAAACGGACCCTTAACCTCACGAATACTAAACGTGGGTAATTTTACTACAGTCTATGGCCTACTTCTGCAAGGCTTTGAAATCTCTTGGAGAGTCATGGATGATGAACAATGATTGGACGAATAAGCTCAATATTGTATTACCAACATGCAAGGATAACGGGAATATGCGTCAATTGGGTATTTTATTAGTAGTCTTATTGTGCTTTTAAAATGTGgtgtattaaaaacaaaaaaaggccaAATTCATAATTGTAGTAGTCAAACTTGATACATTCCATGTAGTTTTTAGTTAGTCGgttcaaactttaaaaaaaacagtaatttaacaaaaatatttttacataagtGTTTTTATAAgaagtaatttattttctttaaaaaaaagttaaaaattacttattataagtaaaaatagTTTAGACAAATATATtggaaaatcataaaatatttattttgtttaaataaaacacttattttataaaataaacttaagCAGAGTAACCCTTATTTGATTTGCAGGTGAGACAATGTTGATCACTCTAGATTGCTTGATGAAGTTAGCAAGTGAGAGGTTTGACATAGAATTGACAGAAGAAGATGACCACAAGAAAGAATTCAGCCCACGTTCAAGCTCATTTgggaaatataatataatgagaTCAACCTCGTTTTCAGATAGCAGTTTCTCTTGTTGCTCTTCTCCTGTCACACCTAAATCTGTTCTCCCAGACTTGATGAAGTACTCAGCAAGATCAGGAGACAGTCCAAGGAGTTCTTGTGCCTCACcacttcttctttctctcagaGTTCAAGCTGTTGGAAAGTTGAACCCTATTGATGTGAAGCGCTTGTCTTTTCAGATGTCACCAACACAAATCCACAAGATAGAAGAGGAATCACCCACCACAGAATTGGATGACAATGCCTCAAACCATGGAAAGGATTCATCAGAAGAGCTAGTGTTTCACTTGGACACAACTGAGGAGGAGTTAGAAAGCATAATCAATGATCATAGAACAAACAAACCTCAAGCTATTAGGGAAGTGAGGCTATCATTGTCTCCAGGACAATTTCAACCAAAATCTCCTCCTAAACCACCACAAACACCTCTTGAGCAAAAAGAACAAGAACTTGTATCTTCACCTCCAATTACACAACAAGCCTCTCCTACACCATGCATACCACaacctcctccaccaccaccttcCCCACCATCCATGGTAATGGTGAAAGATACTCcccctccaccaccacctccacctccaCCTCCACCTCTTGCACCGTCCATGATCATGCCAAATGTAACATTACCACCCTCAGTTCCAACACCACCTGAGATGCAGCCAAATgtagcaccaccaccaccaccacctctacctcctcctccaccatcAGCACCAAAATTGGAGCAAAATGCTGCACCAATTAGGATGCctccacctccaccaccaccaccaccaccagggTCTCGAAGTTTAGGTTCAGCAACAACTGCTGCTGCTCCTCCACCACCTCCACCTCCCATTCCCTTGATAGGTGGATCAGTTCCAGCACCTCCACCACCCGTACCGGGTGGTGTAAAAAGAGGTgcaccaccgccaccacctcctcTTGGAGGAGGGAGATCCTTGTGCGCTAGGGCAACTACTAAACTGAAAAGATCGACACAATTAGGCAACCTGTATCGAACTCTAAAGGGAAAAGTGGAAGGGTCTAGTCTGACTGGAAAATCTTCTGCTGCGAAAAAAGGTGGTATTGGAGCAGCAAGCACTGGAGGAAAACAAGGAATGGCTGATGCTCTAGCAGAGATGACAAAAAGgtatacttaattttttaaccatCCATAAGAATAGCAACTTGCAAGCTCTGATGCATGCACATGATAGGTATCTCATAAAGGGAtacaattattataatatatatatatatatatatatatatatatatatatatatatatatatatatatatatatatatatatatatatatatatatgaaatacaattaatatatctaATCACAATTCAGGAATTCTAAAttaagattatatttttttagcataaaatatatttttagtacatatattttcattattgaatcttgtttttaatATCTAACTTTCATATGCAAATTAGTTcttgaatttcataaaaaaaaagtagttttaaaattgaataaaaataataacatagaggataaaaatatattttatcctatttttttacaccttactaaaataaaaccaaattatACATCAAAGTTTTAATATACTTCCTATTGTATTCTAATAAGAATAATATCAATCTCAATTCTTTCTTgaaatcatttataataaaaagaatagtttttatttttgattcatTAAGGAACAATGTTTTTAGGTTTCTATATTACACATGTTCTGTGTCTCACATATAGTTGGATTagattttcttaactttttttaaaagcttGGATAGTTCACGTATATGTATTAGTGAAGTATCAAGAGAGTCGATATCTTGGATATGTTAAACAAGTTAATGTGTTGATGTTTTTATAGCTTCCAAGTAGGTGATGCATCTGTTAAATTTTACAAGTCTTGGAACCAAATTTCTCACCTCTTGAAATATTTCGTTTATCTTTCCTTTATTTAATTAGATCCTCTTACTTCCAACAAAtagaagaagatgttcaaaagtACACAAAGCAAATCTTGGAGCTGAGATCTACCATTActaatttcaagacaaaggaaATGACAGAATTGAGCAAGTTCCACAGAGATGTTGAATCCGTTCTTGAAAATCTAACTGATGAATCACAGGTGGGTTTAGAAAATTCATGTCTATATGGTTTTCATTTCAATTCCTTGCACTGCTGCAATTGGTTCTTTCATTTACACCATGGTAAGCAAATTTTGTTGCTGCATAGGTGCTATCACGGTTTGAAGGATTCCCCACAAAGAAGTTGGAAGCTTTAAGAATGGCAGCAGCACTGTATAACAAGTTGGACTCAATACTTACTGAGCTTCAAAACTGGAAAATAGTGCCTCCAATGGGTCAGCAACTGGAAAAGATTGAGCTTTATTTCAGCAAGGtaataaaaattcatcaaattcatTTGATTACCTCATGCAGTGTCCTTGTACATTCACTTCAAAATTCTAACCCAAAAGAGAATTTTAATACAGATTAAAACAGAATTAGATGCTTTGGAAAGAACCAAAGATGAAGAATCCAAGAAGTTTAAGGGTCACAACATCGAATTCGACTTCCACATTCTTGTAAAGATCAAGGAAGCATTGGTGGACGTTTCCTCCAATTGCATGGAGTTAGCACTTAAGGTATATCCAAGTTAGAacaaaggaaacaaacacaattaTGACCAAaccatgaaaccaaattgactTTAATTATTTGCATTTACCAAAACCCAATGCAGGAGAAGCGCAATGCAGCTGCTAAGAATGATGGACCTAAAAAGGAAGGTGCTTCAATGCTTTGGAAAGCTTTCCAATTTGTATTCAGGGTCTACACATTCGCTGGTGGCATTGATGATCGTGCAGACAAGCTAACAAGAGAATTGGCTCAGGAGATAGAAAGTGACCCGAATCCGAACCTGAACCaactatgatatatatatatatatatatatatatatatatatatttggattTATGCTTTGTATATGGAGTAAAAATTCACATGATGAATCCCTTTTTTAGTGTCAAAGCCATTTGTATATTAATGATCATTGGCGATTTGGaagttctaatttttaaaattttgatagaGCTAGTCATGCTTGGAgagttttgaaaattaattgcgGGAACTCTACTGAAGTATGAAGCTAAACTTGTATCTTCACTACTTTAGTTTgctctatatatatttatatgcttAATATATAGGAGTTTTATTTAAATGCGACGAATACCCTTTTATTGCCTTTTGCGTTCATTCTATATTTCTATTTGTACAAATCATAAAACACTTGAAGGAtagtaacaaaattaataaaatattcctACAACAATGTCCATCACAGTAgcgaatataaataattaaaataagtttagaAATTATATCCAGTGTACATGAAtcgttaaatataattaatcaaaatcctAGAAAAAAAGGACACAAAATCACAACCAAATACTTATGTAGTTAAATTACAACAAGAAGTTAATAAAAGTATTTCTAGATATTTATAACTCGTCCAATTGAACTGAAAACATaacatacaaataaaatataaacatacaCAACCAACTGTGGTCTAGGACTAATCCCATTATCTCCGACCATAGTCATATCCGTAAGTGAGATAATCTCACTTATTCTTTTTCAAAAGATACAATTTCAAGACAATGGTGCAAGCAACTTGGCGATTCGTCACGATTTTTCACTTTTTAGCTCACAGCTCAGATGACACACGTTTCAAAGAGGCAAAGTCGTTTGTGTAAGAAAAAGACTATGTTTTTAGGAAACTAAAATAGTTC contains:
- the LOC114420657 gene encoding uncharacterized protein At4g04980-like is translated as MKGSTPKKSSSSKAKNKANGESLELSFVGADQLILMVEIHKKILAFRDIMDLAPCNSSASLREMVMKTLQDLQGLYPGIIPKNEVLKIKDKPIDQSMAYFCKALKSLGESWMMNNDWTNKLNIVLPTCKDNGNMRQLGETMLITLDCLMKLASERFDIELTEEDDHKKEFSPRSSSFGKYNIMRSTSFSDSSFSCCSSPVTPKSVLPDLMKYSARSGDSPRSSCASPLLLSLRVQAVGKLNPIDVKRLSFQMSPTQIHKIEEESPTTELDDNASNHGKDSSEELVFHLDTTEEELESIINDHRTNKPQAIREVRLSLSPGQFQPKSPPKPPQTPLEQKEQELVSSPPITQQASPTPCIPQPPPPPPSPPSMVMVKDTPPPPPPPPPPPPLAPSMIMPNVTLPPSVPTPPEMQPNVAPPPPPPLPPPPPSAPKLEQNAAPIRMPPPPPPPPPPGSRSLGSATTAAAPPPPPPPIPLIGGSVPAPPPPVPGGVKRGAPPPPPPLGGGRSLCARATTKLKRSTQLGNLYRTLKGKVEGSSLTGKSSAAKKGGIGAASTGGKQGMADALAEMTKRSSYFQQIEEDVQKYTKQILELRSTITNFKTKEMTELSKFHRDVESVLENLTDESQVLSRFEGFPTKKLEALRMAAALYNKLDSILTELQNWKIVPPMGQQLEKIELYFSKIKTELDALERTKDEESKKFKGHNIEFDFHILVKIKEALVDVSSNCMELALKEKRNAAAKNDGPKKEGASMLWKAFQFVFRVYTFAGGIDDRADKLTRELAQEIESDPNPNLNQL